GTACAAGGAGTCTCCTTGGTTGGAGACAATTTCCAATGTTTTCCTTAATCTATCGTCCCCTGGGTTTATCTCCAACGCTTTTTCTATGTATTCTTTCGCTTTTTCCTTATCCCCATTATGAAAATATATTACCCCCA
The DNA window shown above is from Patescibacteria group bacterium and carries:
- a CDS encoding tetratricopeptide repeat protein codes for the protein GVIYFHNGDKEKAKEYIEKALEINPGDDRLRKTLEIVSNQGDSLYKESP